Within the Natranaeroarchaeum sulfidigenes genome, the region CGACGCCATTGTGTGAGCCAGCCGTGAGCACCGGCGGAACTGGAACGAAGGTTCGCCCCCTGATCTCGCGCAGGAGCGCTGCCTCCGTCCGGAGCCAGGTCCGCTCATCACAGACCTGTAGTACGACGGGACCGCGCCCGGCGAAGCGGACGACCGCGGTTCGCTTGCGGTTGCCGCGGTGGATCGGCTCGACGTCGACCGCCGGTTCCTCGACGCTTCCGAGCGCAGCTTCGGCTGCAGCCCACCGTGGCTCGGTCTCAAACACGTCCCGCAATTTATTCATTGTTCACCCCCAGCACCTCCGGCAGGTCGGCCAGCGAGTTCAGGGTGTACTCGGGGTCGTACGACCCCGGTCCCTGCTCGTTACGGAGCCACGCCGCGGCGAGTCCCGTGTTCTGTGAGCCAGCGACATCGTACTCCACCGAGTTGCCAACGTAGAGCGCGCGGTCAGGAGCCACACCCAGATCATCGAGCGCACGCTCGAACGGCAGCGCGTGCGGCTTCGCCCGCGGGAGTTCCGCGGCAAACACGACCGCATCGAATCGGTCCCCGAGACCGAGCGCGTCGAGTTTCGTTCGCTGGCTGTCGGCTGGTCCGTTCGTAACGAGCCCCACCTGTCCAGCGGCCGCCGCTGCATCGAGCGCTACGCTTGCGCCCGGAAGCAGCTCGACCGCGCTGTCGTCGATCGCCGCGACCAGTTCACGCGCGAGTGCCAGCGTGTCCGCGTCCGAGCGGTCGTGCTGTGCGGCGACCCGGGCGAACCCGGCCCCGTAGTACCCGATCGGATCGTCGTGATCCGGTGGCCCGGAGAGCGCCGTCCACAGGTCGGAAGGGGCGCCGAACGGGTCCTCGCCCACCCGCTCGAAGACGCGCGCGTACAGCGTCTCGGTGTCCTGTGTACGCTGACAGAGCGTCCCGTCGAGATCGAATAGAACGGCTTCGAAGTTCGCCACAGTCGGTAGTTGGTCCTCACGAGCAAAAACCTCGTGTCGAGCCGTCGGGCGGGCACAGATTCTTGCCACCTTGCCCGGACTGCTAGCGTATGACGTGGACGTTCGCCTGCGCGAATTTCGACCAGATGCACATGAACACAAACATCGGCTGGGTCGCGGCCCATCCGGACGCGGAACTCGTCGGAATTTGCGACGAGGATCCCAGCACGTCGACCGGATCGCTGTCGGCGGCGGTGAGTGAGTTCGATATCCCAAAGCGGGACGTGTATGACGACCTCGATACCTGTCTGGCTGAAACCGACCCCGACGTGGTGATTGGCTGTCCGCGCAATTCCGGACACGCGGCCTTCGTCGAGCGCGTCGAGCCGTACGATGTCCATCTGGCTATCGAGAAGCCACTGGCCGCGACACTGGCTGGAGCGGATCGAATACTCGACGCCGTCGACGAGTCCGACCGGCTGTTCGTCCTCAACTGGCCGGTCATGTGGGATCCAGTAATACACGAGGTCCGGACGCTGGTGGCCGATGGGACGATCGGCGACGTCATTGAGGTGCAGTACTACGGCGGGAACTCCGGGGCACCCCCCAGGGGGAGCTGGTTCTACGACCCCGAGGCTGGCGGCGGATCAATGCTGGATTATCTGGGCTACGGCGCGACGTTCGCGACGTGGTTCCGCGGTGGCGACCTGCCCACTGAGGTCACCGCTGAAACGTACGTCCCGGACGGCCTCGATGTCGACGTGCAGTCCTCGACGATCTGCCGGTTCGAAGAGGGGTTGTCTGCGTTTCAGACCTCATGGCGGATGCTTACCGACCCGTGGGAGATCCAGCCCCAGCCGCCGAAAGGCTACGAAATCGTCGGCACGGAGGGAGCGATCAGCACGAGAGAACGGAGCGCGTCGATCCGGGTCACGACCGAGGGGGATCCGGAAGGCTATTCAGTCGAGCCGTCGCCCCTACCCGGGCGGTTCGAGAATCTGGTTGCCTATCTGATCGACCTGCTGGAAACAGACAGCGAGCCGTCGGGGCCTGCAGATCCCGCGTTCTGCCGAGATGCACATCGAATCGTCGAGACCGCACGTCGGAGTGCCGAGCGCGGTGAGACCCTGCGGCTGGTCGAGTAGTGGGTACAGGAGTGCGAGTTAGCACAGCGATCCGCTATCCTCGCGCTGGCGGCGGCGTATACGATCTCAGATCGGCGGTCCGGGGGTCGATGTCCTCGCCGGTTTCGGCCGCCCGGTAGGCCGCCATACAGAGCCGCAAGACCTCCAGCCCGTCGTGCAGGTCGAGGCGGCCGTTCTCGCCACGCTCGAAGGCATCGACGGCGTTGCGGTTCTCGGCGACGTAACCCCCGTCGACGACGCGCTTGCCCGGGATCGGCATCCGGCCGCTCGTGGCGGTCTGTTTCTCCGCCCATCCATCGCCGTTGCACAGCGCATCCGAGACGAAGACGCTCGAGGATTCCCCGTCGGTAACGACCTGTCCGGAGTACTCTGGGCCGAGCAACTCGATCGAACGCCGCACCCCTGCGCCGACGTAACACCACGACCCCGTTGCCTCGGAGATCAGGGGCCCCCCGGCGTCACTCTCGTACCGGATCGTTGCCCGGGCGTAATCGTCCGCGGGTGCGGTCTCGTAATCGACACCGTACTCCTCACGGAGTTCGGCGGCGTACTCCTCGCGAGCCCACTTTAGCGTCTCCGTATCGGCCGAGATCGAGACCGGGTCGAGGCCGCCGTCGGTACGCGCCGGATCGGCCAGCAGGACGTGGTTGCCCGCCAGTGCGTGGCAGAGCATGTCGGTCAGCGCGCCGCCGCCCTGTCGCTTGCCATCCCAGAACCACGCCGAGTGTGGCCCTGCGTGTTCGGCCTGCGAGCGGGCGAGGTAAGGCCGTCCCGCGTCCCGGCCGCGCTCCCAGAGCAGATCGCGTAACTGCTGGATCTCTGGCTCGTGGGGCCAGTTCTCCAGGTAGGCGTGTGGCAAGTCGACATCCTCGATTCGGTCGACGATCCGGCGCGCCTCGCGGAGATTTCGAGCCACGGGCTTCTCCATTGCGATTCCACGCAGTTCCGCGCCGTCCGCGATGGCGTCGACCGCCGCCTCAACGACGTCGACCCGTGTGAAGTTCGGGCTGGTGATCCACAGCCCGTCGACGTCCTCGTCCGCGACGAGTGCGGCGATATCGCCCTCGCCGTAGACGGTCGGATCACCCAGATCCTCGGATCGACACCGTGCTGCGAGCGTTTCCGCAGTCCCCCGTGTACGGTTCTGGATCGCCGCGACGCGGACGCCGGGCAGGTACTCGACGCTCGGAACGTGTGCTTCGCGAGTTATAAACCCGCAACCGACGAAGCCGATACCGAAATTCCCTCCCATATATGAAACGCCGGCTCGTCGCGTATAACTCCCGGTGGTGGGGGGAGCGGGACGACGGTTTCCTACTGTTCGCTCTCGTAGGGCTCGCCGACACGCGAGGGCATCCGCGTCGAGCCGTAAAACGTCAGGACGAGGATCACGACGACATAGGGGAACAGGTCCACGAGACTTGACGGAAGGGGTACGCCAATCGTCTGGAACTGGATCTGGAGCATATCCATCGCGCCGAACAGGAGTGCGGCGAGAAAGGCCCCGATCGGGTTGTAGTTGCCAAACAGGTAGGCGACGATGCCGATCCAGCCCCGGCCGTCGACGACTGTCATCCCGGAGCCGATGAAATTGCCCGTGACGCCGAGGGTCAACACGGCCCCCGCCAGTCCCGCCATCGTCCCAGAGAAGATCACCGCGGCGTAGCGAACGCGGTTGACATTGATCCCTGCCGTGTCGAGCGCTTCGGGGTTCTCACCGGCAGCCTGCAGCCAGTAGCCGTACCGGGTCCGGTAGAGGAACACCCACGCGGCGACGGCGACGATAATGGTCAGCAGAATAAACGGTGACGTATCGAAGAAGACGGGACCGACCACCGGGATCTCCGACAGGAGTGGCAGGTCAAGGTTACCGATCCGACCGACGGTCCCACTGTTACGGCTATCCCAGATCAGGATTGCGGTAAACGGTCCGAAGCCGAGACCGATGAACCAGACTGCCAGCCCGGCGACGATCTGATCGGCCTCGTAGCGGATCATCAAGATCGCAAAGAAGGTCGTGAGGACGGCGCTGATTACCACTGCGACGACGAGTCCGATCCAGAGGTGCATCTGCGTAACCTCGCCGTTTCCGGAGACGAGATACGCCGCGGCGAGCGCGTTGACCGCGCCGAAGATCATGAATCCCTCGACACCGATGTTGAAGACGCCGCTCTTTTCGGCGATCAGTCCCCCGATGGCGACCAGCGCGATGGGCGTTGCCGCCCGCAGGGACCGTTCGAGATACCCGAGCGTGAGTAGTCGAGCCAGCCCCGAATCATGCCACACGAGGACCACCCCCGTGAGTACCGTGAGGGCGACCAGCGCACCGATCCGACTGGGGTGTGTTCTCGCGTAGCTGGTGACGCTCATTCGCCATCACCACCGAGACCGGTCCGCCGTGCGGTCATCCGGAACAGTTCGGGCACGGCGACGAAGAGGACGACGAGCCCGACGATGCCATCGATCAGCTGTGGCGGGACGTCGGAGGACACGTTGATGTACTGACCGCCGGCCTCTAGCCCACCGAACAGCGCTCCCGCAGGAATCACGCCGAGCGGGTGGTTCGCAGCGAGCAGGCTCACCGCGATGGCGTCGAACCCGTACGTGTCGATTCCGTGGGCGTTCGGCGTCGCGTTCGCGTGCATGATGATGAAAAGTGCTCCGAGGACGCCCGCGACCATCCCCGAGATCGTCATCGTCCCGACGATGGTCCGCTTCGCGTCGACGCCGGAGTAGACCGCCGCGGACTCCTGGTAGCCGCTCGTCACCATATCGTAGCCGATCCGCGTGCGCGTGAGCAACACGTAGATCACCACGGCGACGCCGATCGTCCCAGCGAGGCCGAGCATCGAGAAGCCGGAGCCCTCGAACAGCACCGGCGGGAGTTCGGCGTACTCGGGGATGGAGGCGGTTCGGGTCGCCGACTCGCCCTCACCTCGAAACGGACCGTCGACGAGGTAGAAGACGACGCCGATAGCTATGAAGTTCAGCATGATCGTCGTGATGATCTCGTTGGCGTCCGCGTAGGCCTTGAGTACGCCCGGAAGCGCGCCATACGCGCCGCCCGCGAGGACGCCGCCCAGCGTGCCGACGAGCATGAGCCCGACCCCGCCGATCCGGTTGGCGGGGAGAAACGGCGTCAGCCACAGGATCGTCATGGTTGTCGCCAGCATCCCGACGATGAACTGCCCCTGTACACCGATGTTGAAGACGCCCGCACGGAACGCCACCGCGACCGCGACGCCTGCAAGGATGAAGTACGACGATTCCCGGAGTGTGATCGTTAGCCTGCGCTCGGTCCCGAACGCTCCATAGAGCATGTCGTTGATGAACAGGACCGGGTTGTGCCCCGAGGCGGTGACGACGACGAGTCCGATCGCAAGCGCTGCAACGGTCGAGGCGACCGCCAGCGCGATCCGCTCGATCGGCGTCGCCCGGAGCATCCAGTCGGCGGCGGCGTCAAGCGCGGGTCGAATACGGCCGGGATCGGCGTCGCTCATGGCTCCCCCGGGAGATCAGACTGCTGTTTAACCGAGACTCCCGATCGGTCGATCTCCGTTCCGGTCATCAACAGACCGAGCTCCTGTTCGGTTACTTCCTCCGGGTCGACGATGTCGACGATCGAACCCTCATAGAGGACGGCGATCCGGTCCGAGAGCTGCTGGATCTCTTCGAGTTTCGAGGAGACGATGACGAGCGCAATACCCTCCGCACGCAGTTCCAGCAATCGATTGTGGATAAACTCGACCGACCCGATGTCGACGCCGCGAGTCGGATGCGATGCGATCAAGAGGCGAGGATCGTGGTTGATCTCCCGGCCGACGACGAACTTCTGCTGGTTGCCACCCGAGAGCGATGCCGAACGGACGGATGGATCCGGTGGCTGGACGTCGTACTCCGCCACGACCTCGTGGGCCTGCTCGTCGACGGCGTCCCAGTCGACGAACCAGCCGTCGACGAACGGCTCGACTGTCTGATTGCCAAGCAACGCGTTGCGAACCAGATCGTACTCCAGTACCAGCCCTTCCTGCTGGCGGTCCTCGGGGACGTAGGCGATCCCGCGCTCGATCCGCTCGCGCCGGTCCGTCTCCGTGATCTCCTCGCCCTCAAAACGGATTGATCCGGATGTGACGGATCGCAGCCCGGTCAGCGCCTCGACGAGTTCGGACTGGCCGTTGCCCTGGACGCCGGCGATCCCGAGGATCTCGCCCTCCCGGACGCGCATGTCGACATCCGTCACCTGTTCCAGACCCCGGTCACCCTGGACGTGGAGCCCCTCGGTTTCGAGAACGCGTGTGCCCGCCGTCGCCTCGCGTTCCGTTCGGTCGAACAGCACCTCCCGGCCGACCATCATCCGTGCCAGCTCCGCTTTCGAGGTGTCGGCTGCGTCGACCGTCCCCACAGCTTCCCCGTCGCGCAACACCGTGATTTCGTCCGCGATCTCGATGGCCTCGTCGAGTTTGTGCGTGATAAAGACCAGCGAACGATCCTGCTCGGTCAACTCACGCATCAGATCGAACAGCCCGTCGACCTCCTGTGGCGTCAACACCGCTGTCGGCTCGTCGAGGATGAGGATCTCCGCACCACGATAGAGGCTCTTGACGATCTCGATTCGCTGTTTGAGGCCGATATCGAGATCCTGAACCGGCGTGTCGAGATGCTGATCGACGTCGAACGCGTAGCGCTCACAGAGCGCTTCGATATCCACTCTGGCCTCCTCTTCGTCGACGAGGCCACCCGAAACCGGCTCGTGGCCAAGGACGACGTTTTGCAGGACGGTCATCGGCTCGATGAGCTGGAAGTGCTGGTGGATCATTCCGATCCCCGCGTCGATCGCGTCACGCGGGCTGGTGAACTCCTGCGGTTTGCCGTCGACAACGATCTCTCCCTCGTCCTGATCGTACAGCCCGTAGAGGATGCTCATCAGGGTCGTCTTGCCCGAGCCGTTCTCGCCGAGCAGGGCATGAACTGTCCCCGATTCGAGCGTGAAATCGACGCCATCGTTGGCGACGATCTCTCCGAAGCGTTTCGTAATTCCGTCCAGACGAACTGCAGTCTCCCGTGTCTCCTTCCGACTCATGATGTAATACAGGGTAGTGGAGGGCAGCGTCTAGCAGCCGTCCGCCTCACAGGGAACGTCGATTTCGCCGTCGACGATCGCCTGAGCCGCCTCGTCGATGTTCTGGTCGACCTCCTCGGGCAGCGAGCCCTCGAACGCCTGCCCGATGACGGCGTCGACCGCCTCCTCAGCCAGTCCGAGCAGGTTGTGCTCGTCGGCGATGCTGTCGAACTCGTCCTCGTACGTGGCCTGTGCGGCCTCCTCGGTCCCCTCGTCGATGAACTTCACTGCGGAGCCGATAATGACGTCCTGGAACTCCGGCAGGGTACGGGACTGGTCGGCGTCGACGCCGATCGCAAAGCGTTCCTGTTGCTGTGCGGCCTCGATCGCACCTGCACCGGCCGCCGCCGCGGCGTGGTAGACGATATCCGCGCCGTCCTGATACTGCGACGTGGCGATGTCGTTTGCCACACTCGTGTCGCTGAAGTTCCCGATATAGCCGGTGCTGACCTCGACCTCCTCGTTGACCCACTCCGCCCCTGCAACGTAGGACTCCTCGAAGGCGTTGATCAGCGAGCCATCCTCGCCGCCGACGAACCCGACGTGGGCGTTCTCGGGATCGTTTTCGTTCCCCTCGTGTTCGAGTTCGTGCGTCGTCATCGTCCCGGCGAGCACCCCCGCGAGATATGACATCTCGTGGTTCGCCCAGGTATAGGATGCGACGTTCGGCTCGTCGAGCGGATCGTTGATCAGCATCCAGTTCTGGTCGGGATACTCGGGCGCGTTATCCTCCAGCGGCGACGTGTGCTGGAACCCAACCAGTACGATGAGATCCGGTTCGGTTTCGGCCGCCTCAACCTGTACGTCACCGAACGCGGTCGTGTCCGTCTCCTCGATCTGGTTGATCTCGAAGTCGTACTCTTCCTGTGCGTTCTGTAACCCGCTTAGCGCCATATCGTTGAACGCGTTGTCATCGAACCCGGCGTCGCTGGAGATTATCGCGATTTCGTCGTCCTCCGCACCGTTACCGAGACAGCCCGCCAAACCGATGCCCGCAACCCCCGCGCTCGCTGCGAGGAACGTACGCCGATCGATAGCCCCCGCTGGTACTCCCCCAAACTCCTGATGGCTAGTTGACTCTTGCGCCATAGGTAATGTATTTTCATTATAGAATATAACCCTAGTAGTGGCCTTTATATATCCTACAACGCATGACGCCCACTCACGGATCTCAGTCGTCGATTTCGTCAACCCATCCGGGCGTCTCGACGTCCACGTCGCCGTCCTCGTACTCGTACGTGATACGCTGTGTGGTCGTCTCGCCGGCGAGCAGATACTCGGCGTAGGAACCAACGTCGGTGGTCAGTTCCCAGCGCACGTCCGCGTGCTCGACTGCGTTCGTTTCGGCGTCGATGCGGACCTCCCCACTACTCCCTGTGATCCGGTACGAGCGATACTCGTCGAACCAGCTATCGGTCGGGCTGAGTGTTTGGGTCCCATCACTCGTCTCGACAGGATCGTACTCGGCAACGCCCAGCGTCTCGGTGACGACGCTTGCGCCACCGTCGAGGCGGTCACCGACCTCGGTGTCCGGGTTTTCGACAACGGTGACGAGTTCGGTCGTTTCACCGGCCCGGTTCTCCCGCACCAGTCGCTCGTCGGGATCGTCTTCGATGTCCTCGAGATACCGGTCGGCGTCCGGCTGGTCAGGCCCGGCGTCGTCGATCAACAGTTGTCGGTAGACGGTATCGTTGTCGCCGTCGTGATACCGTGTGTCGGTGACACCGGTGTCGACTATCCTGACGTAACCCTCACCCGATTCCGATACCCCACCATCGACGGCGAGACGGACATCACCATCTGTCTCGATTGCGGCGCTCAGTTGGTACTCCTCGTCGACGTGCTGATCGAAGCTTTCGGTTGCCGCCTGGGGCTCTCCGGTCGAGAGCGGAAATGCGACTGCGGCAACCATACCGAGACAGACGACTGCGAGGAGGGCGATCGCTGCGATCGACAGGGACCGGCGGTTCATGGCCACAATATGTTCCCATTCGGACATAAGTTTTCAGCTCGAACGATATTCTCAACACTCATACCCGTGGAGCGGTCACTACCAGCCGATGGATCAGACCACGGACGGGCGGTTTCGCGTGCTTCCCGGGCGGAGCGACGACGAACTGCTGTTGCTCGATGCCGAGTCAGCCGAGCCGAACTACGTGCCCGTTCCCACGGATGAGACACCAGCAACCGGGCACCTCGTCGATGCGACACTCGTGTGGGAAGACGGCGATCCTGCCGTGTCCGAGTGCAGCGTCGTCGACGCCACGACGTTCCGGTTCGTCCGCACCGACGAACCAGCCTTCGAGGCCGCACGGGAGTGTTTCGAGTCGGCGCGTGCGGAGGGGGCGGCCATGAACTCTCAGGTCACGCGGAATATGGACAGCGATCCCAACGGCGTGGTCTACACGTTCGCCGAGCAGGCAGGCGAGCGCGACCTGTTCGGCGAGTTCCGGGACGGCGTCAAACCGCTGGAACCGCTGGTCGCCCGCGCCGCCGAAGCTGCTGAACCACCTTTTTCGGTCTGGGTGCTCGATACACCGGAACCGTTCGTCCTCGTATACATCGTGCTGGGACCGGACAGTTTGCTAGAGCGGACGATGCAGGATACGTATCGCTGACCGACTAGATACTCTGTCGGAACTCCCAGCAAAAAAGAAATTATTTCCATCTCCCCATCTTCGCTGGCTGTATGCAAGCGATAGCGGTCCGACGCGGCGAGGACCAGCCCACGATAATCGAGAAGCCCAGACCCGATCCGGACGAGGGGGAGGCTCTCGTCCGGACGTTGCGAGTTGGTATCGACGGAACAGATCACGAAGTTATCAGCGGCTCCCATGGCGGCTATCCGCAGGGTGCGGATCATCTCGTGCTCGGCCACGAGGCGGTTGGCGTCGTCGAGGAGCCCGGCGATACCGACCACGA harbors:
- a CDS encoding HAD family hydrolase, whose protein sequence is MANFEAVLFDLDGTLCQRTQDTETLYARVFERVGEDPFGAPSDLWTALSGPPDHDDPIGYYGAGFARVAAQHDRSDADTLALARELVAAIDDSAVELLPGASVALDAAAAAGQVGLVTNGPADSQRTKLDALGLGDRFDAVVFAAELPRAKPHALPFERALDDLGVAPDRALYVGNSVEYDVAGSQNTGLAAAWLRNEQGPGSYDPEYTLNSLADLPEVLGVNNE
- a CDS encoding Gfo/Idh/MocA family protein, with protein sequence MGGNFGIGFVGCGFITREAHVPSVEYLPGVRVAAIQNRTRGTAETLAARCRSEDLGDPTVYGEGDIAALVADEDVDGLWITSPNFTRVDVVEAAVDAIADGAELRGIAMEKPVARNLREARRIVDRIEDVDLPHAYLENWPHEPEIQQLRDLLWERGRDAGRPYLARSQAEHAGPHSAWFWDGKRQGGGALTDMLCHALAGNHVLLADPARTDGGLDPVSISADTETLKWAREEYAAELREEYGVDYETAPADDYARATIRYESDAGGPLISEATGSWCYVGAGVRRSIELLGPEYSGQVVTDGESSSVFVSDALCNGDGWAEKQTATSGRMPIPGKRVVDGGYVAENRNAVDAFERGENGRLDLHDGLEVLRLCMAAYRAAETGEDIDPRTADLRSYTPPPARG
- a CDS encoding ABC transporter permease, encoding MSVTSYARTHPSRIGALVALTVLTGVVLVWHDSGLARLLTLGYLERSLRAATPIALVAIGGLIAEKSGVFNIGVEGFMIFGAVNALAAAYLVSGNGEVTQMHLWIGLVVAVVISAVLTTFFAILMIRYEADQIVAGLAVWFIGLGFGPFTAILIWDSRNSGTVGRIGNLDLPLLSEIPVVGPVFFDTSPFILLTIIVAVAAWVFLYRTRYGYWLQAAGENPEALDTAGINVNRVRYAAVIFSGTMAGLAGAVLTLGVTGNFIGSGMTVVDGRGWIGIVAYLFGNYNPIGAFLAALLFGAMDMLQIQFQTIGVPLPSSLVDLFPYVVVILVLTFYGSTRMPSRVGEPYESEQ
- a CDS encoding DUF6663 family protein; this encodes MDQTTDGRFRVLPGRSDDELLLLDAESAEPNYVPVPTDETPATGHLVDATLVWEDGDPAVSECSVVDATTFRFVRTDEPAFEAARECFESARAEGAAMNSQVTRNMDSDPNGVVYTFAEQAGERDLFGEFRDGVKPLEPLVARAAEAAEPPFSVWVLDTPEPFVLVYIVLGPDSLLERTMQDTYR
- a CDS encoding Gfo/Idh/MocA family protein, which produces MTWTFACANFDQMHMNTNIGWVAAHPDAELVGICDEDPSTSTGSLSAAVSEFDIPKRDVYDDLDTCLAETDPDVVIGCPRNSGHAAFVERVEPYDVHLAIEKPLAATLAGADRILDAVDESDRLFVLNWPVMWDPVIHEVRTLVADGTIGDVIEVQYYGGNSGAPPRGSWFYDPEAGGGSMLDYLGYGATFATWFRGGDLPTEVTAETYVPDGLDVDVQSSTICRFEEGLSAFQTSWRMLTDPWEIQPQPPKGYEIVGTEGAISTRERSASIRVTTEGDPEGYSVEPSPLPGRFENLVAYLIDLLETDSEPSGPADPAFCRDAHRIVETARRSAERGETLRLVE
- a CDS encoding substrate-binding domain-containing protein produces the protein MAQESTSHQEFGGVPAGAIDRRTFLAASAGVAGIGLAGCLGNGAEDDEIAIISSDAGFDDNAFNDMALSGLQNAQEEYDFEINQIEETDTTAFGDVQVEAAETEPDLIVLVGFQHTSPLEDNAPEYPDQNWMLINDPLDEPNVASYTWANHEMSYLAGVLAGTMTTHELEHEGNENDPENAHVGFVGGEDGSLINAFEESYVAGAEWVNEEVEVSTGYIGNFSDTSVANDIATSQYQDGADIVYHAAAAAGAGAIEAAQQQERFAIGVDADQSRTLPEFQDVIIGSAVKFIDEGTEEAAQATYEDEFDSIADEHNLLGLAEEAVDAVIGQAFEGSLPEEVDQNIDEAAQAIVDGEIDVPCEADGC
- a CDS encoding ABC transporter ATP-binding protein, translating into MSRKETRETAVRLDGITKRFGEIVANDGVDFTLESGTVHALLGENGSGKTTLMSILYGLYDQDEGEIVVDGKPQEFTSPRDAIDAGIGMIHQHFQLIEPMTVLQNVVLGHEPVSGGLVDEEEARVDIEALCERYAFDVDQHLDTPVQDLDIGLKQRIEIVKSLYRGAEILILDEPTAVLTPQEVDGLFDLMRELTEQDRSLVFITHKLDEAIEIADEITVLRDGEAVGTVDAADTSKAELARMMVGREVLFDRTEREATAGTRVLETEGLHVQGDRGLEQVTDVDMRVREGEILGIAGVQGNGQSELVEALTGLRSVTSGSIRFEGEEITETDRRERIERGIAYVPEDRQQEGLVLEYDLVRNALLGNQTVEPFVDGWFVDWDAVDEQAHEVVAEYDVQPPDPSVRSASLSGGNQQKFVVGREINHDPRLLIASHPTRGVDIGSVEFIHNRLLELRAEGIALVIVSSKLEEIQQLSDRIAVLYEGSIVDIVDPEEVTEQELGLLMTGTEIDRSGVSVKQQSDLPGEP
- a CDS encoding ABC transporter permease, which codes for MSDADPGRIRPALDAAADWMLRATPIERIALAVASTVAALAIGLVVVTASGHNPVLFINDMLYGAFGTERRLTITLRESSYFILAGVAVAVAFRAGVFNIGVQGQFIVGMLATTMTILWLTPFLPANRIGGVGLMLVGTLGGVLAGGAYGALPGVLKAYADANEIITTIMLNFIAIGVVFYLVDGPFRGEGESATRTASIPEYAELPPVLFEGSGFSMLGLAGTIGVAVVIYVLLTRTRIGYDMVTSGYQESAAVYSGVDAKRTIVGTMTISGMVAGVLGALFIIMHANATPNAHGIDTYGFDAIAVSLLAANHPLGVIPAGALFGGLEAGGQYINVSSDVPPQLIDGIVGLVVLFVAVPELFRMTARRTGLGGDGE